The proteins below come from a single Streptomyces spongiicola genomic window:
- a CDS encoding RelA/SpoT family protein, which translates to MPDEARPATAQPGQQADKAVTAAAASEKAPVERPAGARGSARGPAPVPVTAPKPAPPASAPARSGGSSNRVRARLARLGVQRSSPYNPVLEPLLRIVRGNDPKTETATLRQIERAYQVAERWHRGQKRKSGDPYITHPLAVTTILAELGMDPATLMAGLLHDTVEDTEYGLDTLRRDFGDQVALLVDGVTKLDKVKFGEAAQAETVRKMVVAMAKDPRVLVIKLADRLHNMRTMRYLKREKQEKKARETLEIYAPLAHRLGMNTIKWELEDLAFAILYPKMYDEIVRLVAERAPKRDEYLAIVTDEVQSDLRAARIKATVTGRPKHYYSVYQKMIVRGRDFAEIYDLVGIRVLVDTVRDCYAALGTVHARWNPVPGRFKDYIAMPKFNMYQSLHTTVIGPSGKPVELQIRTFDMHRRAEYGIAAHWKYKQEAVAGASKIRTDVPRGSGKDKDAVNDMAWLRQLLDWQKETEDPGEFLESLRFDLSRNEVFVFTPKGDVIALPAGATPVDFAYAVHTEVGHRTIGARVNGRLVPLESTLDNGDLVEVFTSKATGAGPSRDWLGFVKSPRARNKIRAWFSKERRDEAIEQGKDAIVRAMRKQNLPIQRILTGDSLVTLAHEMRYPDISSLYAAIGEGHVAAQGVVQKLVQALGGEEAASEDIAESAPPSRSRGRKRRANADPGVVVKGVDDVWVKLARCCTPVPGDPIIGFVTRGSGVSVHRADCVNVDSLSQQPERMLDVEWAPTQSSVFLVAIQVEALDRSRLLSDVTRVLSDQHVNILSAAVQTSRDRVATSRFTFEMGDPKHLGHVLKAVRGVEGVYDVYRVTSARRP; encoded by the coding sequence TTGCCAGACGAGGCCCGTCCCGCCACCGCGCAGCCCGGCCAGCAGGCCGACAAGGCTGTGACGGCCGCCGCCGCGTCCGAGAAGGCGCCCGTGGAGCGCCCCGCGGGCGCACGGGGAAGTGCGCGCGGCCCGGCCCCCGTGCCCGTCACGGCCCCCAAGCCCGCGCCACCCGCCTCCGCGCCCGCGCGCTCCGGTGGCTCCTCCAACCGCGTCCGCGCCCGGCTGGCCCGGCTCGGCGTCCAGCGCTCCAGCCCTTACAACCCGGTCCTCGAACCGCTGCTCCGGATCGTCCGCGGCAACGACCCGAAGACCGAGACCGCGACCCTGCGCCAGATCGAGCGCGCCTACCAGGTCGCCGAGCGCTGGCACCGCGGCCAGAAGCGCAAGAGCGGCGACCCGTACATCACGCACCCGCTCGCCGTCACCACGATCCTCGCCGAACTCGGCATGGACCCCGCCACGCTGATGGCCGGGCTGCTGCACGACACCGTGGAGGACACCGAGTACGGGCTGGACACCCTGCGCCGGGACTTCGGAGACCAGGTCGCCCTGCTGGTCGACGGCGTCACCAAGCTGGACAAGGTCAAGTTCGGCGAGGCGGCCCAGGCCGAGACCGTGCGCAAGATGGTCGTCGCCATGGCCAAGGACCCGCGCGTCCTGGTCATCAAGCTCGCCGACCGCCTGCACAACATGCGCACGATGCGCTACCTCAAGCGCGAGAAGCAGGAGAAGAAGGCCCGCGAGACCCTGGAGATCTACGCCCCGCTGGCCCATCGGCTGGGCATGAACACCATCAAGTGGGAGCTCGAGGACCTCGCCTTCGCGATCCTCTACCCGAAGATGTACGACGAGATCGTCCGCCTCGTCGCCGAGCGCGCCCCCAAGCGCGACGAGTACCTGGCGATAGTGACGGACGAGGTGCAGTCCGACCTGCGCGCCGCCCGCATCAAGGCCACCGTCACCGGCCGGCCGAAGCACTACTACAGCGTCTACCAGAAGATGATCGTCCGCGGCCGGGACTTCGCGGAGATCTACGACCTGGTGGGCATCCGCGTCCTCGTCGACACCGTCCGCGACTGCTACGCGGCGCTCGGCACGGTCCACGCCCGCTGGAACCCCGTTCCGGGGCGGTTCAAGGACTACATCGCGATGCCGAAGTTCAACATGTACCAGTCGCTGCACACGACGGTCATCGGGCCCAGCGGCAAGCCGGTCGAACTCCAGATCCGCACGTTCGACATGCACCGCCGCGCCGAGTACGGCATCGCCGCCCACTGGAAGTACAAGCAGGAGGCGGTCGCCGGCGCGTCCAAGATCCGCACCGATGTCCCCAGGGGCTCGGGCAAGGACAAGGACGCCGTCAACGACATGGCGTGGCTGCGGCAGCTGCTGGACTGGCAGAAGGAGACCGAGGACCCGGGCGAGTTCCTGGAGTCCCTGCGCTTCGACCTCTCCCGCAACGAGGTCTTCGTGTTCACGCCGAAGGGCGACGTGATAGCGCTCCCCGCGGGCGCCACACCCGTCGACTTCGCGTACGCCGTCCACACCGAGGTCGGCCACCGCACGATAGGCGCGCGGGTCAACGGCCGCCTGGTACCGCTCGAGTCGACACTGGACAACGGCGACCTGGTCGAGGTCTTCACGTCCAAGGCGACCGGCGCGGGCCCCTCGCGCGACTGGCTGGGCTTCGTCAAGTCCCCCCGTGCCAGGAACAAGATCCGTGCCTGGTTCTCCAAGGAACGCCGCGACGAGGCGATCGAGCAGGGCAAGGACGCCATCGTGCGGGCGATGCGCAAGCAGAACCTGCCGATCCAGCGCATCCTCACCGGTGACTCGCTGGTCACCCTCGCGCACGAGATGCGCTACCCCGACATCTCGTCGCTGTACGCGGCGATCGGCGAGGGGCACGTCGCCGCACAGGGCGTCGTGCAGAAGCTCGTCCAGGCGCTCGGCGGCGAGGAGGCGGCCAGCGAGGACATCGCCGAGTCCGCGCCGCCGTCCCGCAGCCGCGGCCGCAAGCGCCGCGCCAACGCCGATCCGGGTGTGGTCGTCAAGGGCGTCGACGACGTCTGGGTGAAGCTCGCCCGCTGCTGCACGCCCGTGCCCGGAGACCCGATCATCGGGTTCGTCACCCGCGGCAGCGGTGTGTCGGTGCACCGGGCGGACTGCGTCAACGTGGACTCGCTGTCGCAACAACCCGAACGCATGCTCGACGTCGAATGGGCGCCCACGCAGTCCTCGGTGTTCCTCGTCGCCATCCAGGTCGAGGCGCTGGACCGCTCCAGGCTGCTGTCGGACGTCACCCGCGTCCTGTCCGACCAGCACGTCAACATCCTCTCGGCGGCCGTCCAGACATCCCGTGACCGGGTGGCCACCTCGCGCTTCACCTTCGAGATGGGCGACCCCAAGCATCTGGGACACGTCCTGAAGGCGGTCCGCGGAGTCGAGGGCGTCTACGACGTCTACCGGGTGACGTCGGCACGGCGTCCTTAG
- a CDS encoding adenine phosphoribosyltransferase, whose translation MTADVRQLLLSRIRDVSDYPKPGVMFKDITPLLADPAAFTALTGALAGLCAEHGATKVVGLEARGFILAAPVAVRAGLGFIPVRKAGKLPGATLSQAYELEYGTAEVEIHAEDLGRDDRVMVIDDVLATGGTAEASLGLIRRAGAEVAGVAILMELGFLGGRARLGPALDGAPLEALLTV comes from the coding sequence ATGACCGCGGACGTCCGGCAGCTCCTCCTCAGCCGCATCCGGGACGTCTCCGACTACCCGAAGCCGGGCGTGATGTTCAAGGACATCACCCCGCTGCTCGCGGACCCGGCGGCCTTCACGGCGCTCACCGGCGCTCTCGCGGGCCTGTGCGCGGAGCACGGTGCGACGAAGGTCGTCGGCCTGGAGGCACGGGGCTTCATCCTCGCCGCCCCGGTCGCGGTCCGCGCCGGCCTCGGCTTCATCCCCGTGCGCAAGGCGGGCAAGCTCCCCGGAGCGACGCTGTCGCAGGCGTACGAGCTGGAGTACGGCACGGCCGAGGTCGAGATCCACGCCGAGGACCTCGGCCGCGACGACCGGGTCATGGTGATCGACGACGTCCTCGCCACCGGCGGCACCGCCGAGGCGTCGCTGGGTCTGATCCGCCGCGCCGGCGCCGAGGTCGCGGGTGTCGCGATCCTCATGGAGCTGGGGTTCCTCGGCGGGCGGGCCCGTCTGGGGCCCGCGTTGGACGGCGCCCCGCTGGAGGCGCTGCTCACGGTCTGA
- the secF gene encoding protein translocase subunit SecF, with translation MSRLGNLGARLYRGEVGYDFVGKRKLWYGISILITITAIVGLAVRGLNMGIEFKGGAVFTTPKTSVSVSQAQEYAQEATGHPAIVQKLGNDTLRIQVSELDTAEANQVGRQLAEDMDIPAGKINAELVGPSWGAQIANKAWTGLGVFMILVVIYLAIAFEWRMAVAALVALIHDITITVGVYALVGFEVTPGTVIGLLTILGYSLYDTVVVFDSLKEGTKDITKQTRWTYGEIANRSINSTLVRSINTTVVALLPVAGLLFIGGGFLGAGMLNDISLSLFVGLAAGAYSSIFIATPLVADLKEREPAIRALKKRVLAKREAAAARGDSAEDGDLEHHGEPRDAAPGEATAAGAVVGQRGRGRGRPSSGRRR, from the coding sequence ATGTCGCGTCTCGGCAACCTTGGCGCCAGGCTCTACCGCGGTGAGGTCGGCTACGACTTCGTCGGCAAGCGGAAGCTCTGGTACGGAATCTCGATCCTGATCACCATCACGGCCATCGTCGGCCTGGCGGTGCGGGGTCTCAACATGGGCATCGAGTTCAAGGGCGGTGCCGTCTTCACCACCCCGAAGACGAGCGTGTCCGTCTCGCAGGCCCAGGAGTACGCCCAGGAGGCCACCGGCCACCCGGCGATCGTCCAGAAGCTCGGCAACGACACCCTGCGCATCCAGGTCAGCGAGCTGGACACCGCGGAGGCCAACCAGGTGGGCAGGCAGCTCGCCGAGGACATGGACATCCCGGCGGGCAAGATCAACGCCGAGCTGGTCGGCCCGAGCTGGGGCGCGCAGATCGCCAACAAGGCCTGGACCGGTCTCGGCGTGTTCATGATCCTCGTGGTGATCTATCTCGCCATCGCCTTCGAGTGGCGCATGGCGGTGGCCGCCCTCGTGGCGCTGATCCACGACATCACGATCACGGTCGGCGTCTACGCGCTCGTCGGCTTCGAGGTCACGCCGGGCACGGTGATCGGCCTGCTCACGATCCTCGGCTACTCGCTGTACGACACGGTGGTGGTCTTCGACAGCCTCAAGGAGGGCACGAAGGACATCACCAAGCAGACCCGCTGGACGTACGGCGAGATCGCCAACCGGTCGATCAACAGCACCCTGGTCCGCTCCATCAACACCACGGTCGTGGCGCTCCTGCCGGTCGCCGGCCTGCTGTTCATCGGCGGCGGCTTCCTGGGCGCGGGCATGCTCAACGACATCTCGCTCTCGCTGTTCGTCGGCCTCGCCGCCGGCGCCTACTCGTCGATCTTCATCGCCACTCCGCTGGTCGCCGACCTGAAGGAGCGTGAGCCCGCGATCAGGGCGCTGAAGAAGCGGGTCCTGGCCAAGCGCGAGGCGGCCGCCGCCAGGGGCGATTCCGCCGAGGACGGTGACCTCGAGCACCACGGCGAGCCACGGGACGCCGCGCCGGGCGAGGCGACGGCGGCCGGGGCGGTCGTCGGCCAGCGCGGCCGCGGCCGAGGCCGGCCCTCCTCGGGCAGGCGCCGATGA
- the secD gene encoding protein translocase subunit SecD has product MAAPKKGRKAPGGQGRPGRTLALMLVVMAALVGGMFWSGETTPRLGIDLAGGTTITLKAEAEPGKEGAVNETNMNTAVGIIERRVNGLGVSEAEVQTQGRENIIVNIPKGTNSEQAQKQVGTTARLYFRPVLNVLPAGPATPEPSGSPSASPSGSPGASPSGEPGEQAADGGEKATAPSASPTTQGRAVTDALKAPSPTPSGAASGQPESTQSPAPVPTPSGAATDSALERQFAALNCLDPKARANAGKDAQPEQPTVACGKNSIGGWEKYLLGPAEVDGRDVDDAKGVLDPQRGIWIVQMDFTSAGAKKFAKITGKLSQQPSPLNQFAIVLDGEVVSAPQVNQTLSANAEISGNFDQQSAQDLGNILSYGALPLSFNVETVTTVTPALGGEQLKAGLIAGAIGLALVVIYLVVYYRGLSVVALLSLLVSGVLTYSLMSLLGPAIGFALNLPAVCGAIVAIGITADSFIVYFERIRDEIREGRTLRPAVERAWPRARRTILVSDFVSFLAAAVLFVVTVGKVQGFAFTLGLTTLLDVVVVFFFTKPLMTILARTKFFASGHPWSGLDPKRLGAKPPLRRSRRVSAPVDPKEA; this is encoded by the coding sequence GTGGCAGCACCGAAGAAGGGCCGGAAGGCGCCGGGGGGCCAGGGGAGGCCGGGGCGTACCCTCGCGCTGATGCTGGTCGTCATGGCCGCGCTCGTCGGCGGGATGTTCTGGTCGGGGGAGACCACGCCGCGACTCGGTATCGACCTCGCGGGCGGCACGACGATCACCCTCAAGGCCGAGGCGGAGCCCGGCAAGGAGGGCGCGGTCAACGAGACCAACATGAACACGGCGGTCGGCATCATCGAGCGCCGGGTCAACGGTCTGGGTGTCTCCGAGGCCGAGGTCCAGACCCAGGGCCGAGAGAACATCATCGTCAACATCCCCAAGGGGACGAACTCGGAGCAGGCCCAGAAGCAGGTGGGTACGACCGCCCGGCTGTACTTCCGCCCCGTGCTCAACGTGCTGCCCGCCGGTCCGGCGACGCCCGAGCCCTCCGGAAGCCCGAGCGCCTCGCCCTCCGGAAGCCCCGGCGCCTCGCCCTCCGGCGAGCCCGGCGAGCAGGCCGCCGACGGCGGGGAGAAGGCCACGGCGCCGAGCGCCAGCCCGACCACGCAGGGCCGGGCCGTCACGGACGCGCTGAAGGCGCCCTCTCCCACACCGAGCGGTGCCGCCTCCGGGCAGCCGGAGAGCACCCAGAGCCCGGCCCCGGTGCCCACGCCGAGCGGTGCCGCGACCGACTCCGCGCTGGAGCGGCAGTTCGCCGCGCTGAACTGCCTCGACCCGAAGGCACGTGCCAACGCCGGCAAGGACGCCCAGCCCGAGCAGCCCACCGTCGCCTGCGGCAAGAACAGCATCGGCGGGTGGGAGAAGTACCTGCTCGGCCCGGCCGAGGTCGACGGCAGGGACGTCGACGACGCCAAGGGCGTGCTGGATCCGCAGCGCGGCATCTGGATCGTGCAGATGGACTTCACCAGCGCCGGCGCGAAGAAGTTCGCGAAGATCACCGGCAAGCTGTCGCAGCAGCCGTCGCCGCTGAACCAGTTCGCGATCGTGCTGGACGGCGAGGTGGTGTCCGCTCCGCAGGTCAACCAGACCCTCAGCGCCAACGCCGAGATCTCCGGCAACTTCGACCAGCAGTCGGCGCAGGACCTCGGCAACATCCTGTCCTACGGTGCGCTGCCGCTGAGCTTCAACGTCGAGACCGTCACGACCGTCACGCCCGCGCTGGGCGGCGAGCAGCTCAAGGCCGGTCTCATCGCGGGCGCCATCGGCCTCGCGCTCGTCGTGATCTACCTGGTGGTCTACTACCGCGGACTGTCCGTCGTCGCCCTGCTCAGCCTGCTGGTGTCGGGAGTCCTGACGTACTCGCTGATGTCCCTGCTGGGCCCGGCCATCGGCTTCGCGCTGAACCTGCCGGCCGTCTGCGGCGCCATCGTCGCCATCGGCATCACGGCCGACTCGTTCATCGTGTACTTCGAGCGCATCCGGGACGAGATCCGGGAGGGCCGCACCCTGCGCCCCGCCGTGGAGCGCGCCTGGCCGCGCGCCCGCCGCACGATCCTGGTCTCCGACTTCGTGTCGTTCCTGGCCGCCGCGGTGCTGTTCGTCGTGACCGTGGGCAAGGTCCAGGGCTTCGCGTTCACGCTCGGTCTGACCACCCTGCTCGACGTCGTCGTGGTGTTCTTCTTCACCAAGCCGCTGATGACCATCCTCGCCCGCACGAAGTTCTTCGCGAGCGGACACCCCTGGTCCGGGCTGGACCCGAAGCGCCTCGGCGCCAAGCCGCCGCTGCGCCGCTCGCGCCGTGTCTCCGCCCCCGTCGACCCGAAGGAGGCGTGA
- the yajC gene encoding preprotein translocase subunit YajC, which produces MDIVTLLPFIVLIGAMFLMTRSAKKKQQAAANMRNQMQPGTGVRTIGGLYATVKEVNDDTVLLEAAPGVHLVFAKNAIGAVLEDAEYNRIVHGDEDGDLKGDTPIVPDDASSLTGPGAAADPAGDAGIDLGKKDAADDAEPTPGAEGAKSDDKSGGDTDAK; this is translated from the coding sequence GTGGATATCGTGACCCTCCTCCCGTTCATCGTCCTCATCGGGGCCATGTTCCTGATGACCCGCTCCGCCAAGAAGAAGCAGCAGGCGGCGGCGAACATGAGGAACCAGATGCAGCCCGGTACCGGCGTCCGGACGATCGGCGGCCTCTACGCCACCGTCAAGGAGGTCAACGACGACACGGTGCTCCTCGAGGCCGCGCCCGGCGTCCACCTCGTGTTCGCCAAGAACGCCATCGGGGCCGTCCTGGAGGACGCCGAGTACAACCGGATCGTCCACGGCGACGAGGACGGCGACCTCAAGGGCGACACGCCGATCGTGCCGGACGACGCCTCCTCGCTGACGGGGCCGGGTGCCGCCGCCGACCCCGCTGGCGATGCCGGGATCGACCTCGGCAAGAAGGACGCGGCGGACGACGCCGAGCCGACGCCGGGGGCCGAGGGCGCCAAGAGCGACGACAAGAGCGGCGGCGACACCGACGCGAAGTAG